Proteins encoded within one genomic window of Equus przewalskii isolate Varuska chromosome 3, EquPr2, whole genome shotgun sequence:
- the PCDH7 gene encoding protocadherin-7 isoform X12, producing the protein MLRMRTMGWARGWCLGCCLLLPLSLSLAAAKQLLRYRLAEEGPADVRIGNVASDLGIVTGSGEVTFSLESGSEYLKIDNLTGELSTSERRIDREKLPQCQMIFDENECFLDFEVSVIGPSQSWVDLFEGRVIVLDINDNTPTFPSPVLTLTVEENRPVGTLYLLPTATDRDFGRNGIERYELLQEPGGGGGGGGGGGGGGEGRRAGAADSAPYPGGGGNGASGGGPGGSKRRLDAPEGGGGANPGGRSSVFELQVADTPDGEKQPQLIVKGALDREQRDSYELTLRVRDGGDPPRSSQAILRVLITDVNDNSPRFEKSVYEADLAENSAPGTPILQLRAADLDVGVNGQIEYVFGAATESVRRLLRLDETSGWLSVLHRIDREEVNQLRFTVMARDRGQPPKTDKATVVLNIKDENDNVPSIEIRKIGRIPLKDGVASVAEDVLVDTPIALVQVSDRDQGENGVVTCTVVGDVPFQLKPASDTEGDQNKKKYFLHTSAPLDYETTREFNVVIVAVDSGSPSLSSNNSLVVKVGDTNDNPPVFGQSVVEVYFPENNIPGERVATVLATDADSGKNAEIAYSLESSVMGIFAIDPDSGDILVNTVLDREQTDRYEFKVNAKDKGIPVLQGSTTVIVQVADKNDNDPKFMQDVFTFYVKENLQPNSPVGMVTVMDADKGRNAEMSLYIEENSNIFSIENDTGTIYSTMSFDREHQTTYTFRVKAVDGGDPPRSATATVSLFVMDENDNAPTVTLPRNISYTLLPPSSNVRTVVATVLATDSDDGINADLNYSIVGGNPFKLFEIDSTSGVVSLVGKLTHKHYGLHRLVVQVNDSGQPSQSTTTLVHVFVNESVSNATVIDSQIARSLHTPLTQDIAGDPSYEISKQRLSIVIGVVAGIMTVILIILIVVMARYCRSKNKNGYEAGKKDHEDFFTPQQHDKSKKPKKDKKNKKSKQPLYSSIVTVEASKPNGQRYDSVNEKLSDSPSMGRYRSVNGGPGSPDLARHYKSSSPLPTVQLHPQSPTAGKKHQAVQDLPPANTFVGAGDNISIGSDHCSEYSCQTNNKYSKQVDTVQTTNPPGHIAESCKMNPFRRVTFSVVSQPQDPHQGSLQSCYDSGLEESETPSSKSSSGPRLGALPLPEDNYERTTPDGSVGVAAITTFPFLPFPHGKTHGRRVLLRPLH; encoded by the coding sequence ATGCTGAGGATGCGGACCATGGGATGGGCGCGCGGCTGGTGCCTGGGCTGCTGTCTCCTCTTGCCGCTGTCGCTCAGCCTGGCGGCCGCCAAGCAACTCCTCCGGTACCGACTGGCCGAGGAGGGCCCAGCAGACGTTCGCATCGGCAACGTCGCCTCCGACTTAGGCATCGTGACCGGCTCGGGTGAGGTGACTTTCAGCCTCGAGTCGGGCTCCGAGTACCTGAAGATCGACAACCTCACGGGCGAGCTGAGCACGAGCGAGCGGCGCATCGACCGCGAGAAGCTGCCCCAGTGTCAGATGATCTTCGACGAGAACGAGTGCTTCCTGGACTTCGAGGTGTCGGTGATCGGGCCCTCGCAGAGCTGGGTGGACCTGTTCGAGGGTCGGGTCATCGTGCTCGACATCAACGACAACACGCCCACCTTCCCGTCGCCGGTGCTCACGCTCACGGTGGAGGAGAACCGGCCGGTGGGCACTCTCTACCTGCTGCCCACCGCCACCGACCGTGACTTCGGCCGCAACGGCATCGAGCGCTACGAGCTGCTCCAGGAgcccgggggcggcggcggcggcggcggcggcggcggcggcggcggcgagggcCGGCGCGCCGGGGCTGCCGACAGCGCCCCCTACCCCGGGGGCGGCGGGAACGGCGCGAGCGGCGGCGGCCCCGGGGGTTCTAAGAGGCGGCTGGACGCGCCAGAGGGCGGTGGCGGGGCGAACCCCGGGGGCCGAAGCAGCGTGTTCGAACTGCAGGTGGCCGACACCCCGGATGGCGAGAAGCAGCCGCAGCTGATCGTGAAGGGGGCGCTGGACCGCGAGCAGCGCGACTCCTATGAGCTGACCCTGCGGGTGCGCGACGGGGGCGACCCGCCTCGCTCCTCTCAGGCTATCCTGCGGGTGCTCATCACCGACGTGAACGACAACAGCCCCCGCTTCGAGAAGAGCGTGTACGAGGCGGACCTGGCCGAGAACAGCGCCCCTGGGACCCCCATCCTGCAGCTGCGTGCCGCCGACTTGGACGTGGGGGTCAACGGGCAGATCGAGTACGTGTTCGGGGCGGCTACCGAGTCAGTGCGGCGGCTGCTGCGCCTCGACGAGACGTCAGGCTGGCTCAGTGTCCTGCACCGTATCGACCGCGAGGAGGTGAACCAGCTGCGCTTCACGGTCATGGCCCGCGATCGCGGGCAGCCCCCCAAGACCGACAAGGCCACCGTGGTCCTCAACATCAAGGACGAGAACGACAACGTGCCATCCATTGAAATCCGCAAGATCGGGCGTATCCCGCTCAAGGATGGGGTGGCCAGCGTGGCCGAGGACGTTCTGGTCGACACTCCCATCGCCCTGGTGCAGGTGTCAGACCGAGACCAAGGCGAGAACGGGGTGGTCACCTGCACCGTGGTGGGCGACGTGCCTTTCCAGCTCAAGCCAGCCAGCGACACAGAGGGCGACCAGAACAAGAAAAAGTACTTCCTGCACACCTCGGCCCCTCTGGACTATGAGACCACCCGGGAGTTCAACGTGGTCATAGTGGCAGTGGACTCGGGCAGCCCCAGCCTCTCCAGCAACAACTCTCTGGTTGTGAAGGTGGGAGACACTAACGACAACCCTCCCGTCTTTGGCCAGTCAGTGGTGGAGGTTTACTTTCCCGAGAACAACATTCCTGGCGAAAGGGTGGCCACCGTGCTGGCGACAGACGCTGACAGCGGGAAGAATGCGGAGATTGCCTACTCGCTGGAGTCCTCTGTGATGGGGATCTTTGCCATTGATCCCGATTCTGGGGACATCCTCGTCAATACGGTGCTGGACCGCGAGCAGACTGACAGGTATGAGTTTAAAGTTAATGCCAAAGACAAAGGCATCCCTGTGCTGCAGGGCAGCACCACGGTGATTGTGCAGGTGGCTGACAAGAATGACAACGACCCTAAGTTTATGCAGGACGTCTTTACCTTTTATGTGAAAGAGAACTTGCAGCCCAACAGCCCGGTGGGGATGGTGACGGTGATGGATGCTGACAAGGGGCGCAATGCGGAGATGAGCCTGTACATAGAGGAGAACAGTAAcattttttctattgaaaatgACACAGGGACCATTTACTCCACGATGTCTTTTGACCGGGAACATCAGACCACATATACATTCAGAGTCAAGGCTGTGGACGGGGGAGATCCTCCCAGATCTGCCACAGCCACAGTCTCTCTCTTTGTGATGGATGAGAATGACAATGCTCCTACAGTTACCCTTCCCAGAAACATTTCCTACACTTTACTGCCACCTTCAAGTAATGTCAGGACAGTAGTAGCTACAGTGTTGGCAACAGACAGTGATGATGGCATCAATGCAGACCTTAACTACAGCATTGTGGGAGGGAATCCCTTCAAGCTGTTTGAGATTGATTCCACCAGTGGTGTGGTTTCCTTAGTGGGAAAACTCACCCATAAGCATTATGGCTTGCACAGGTTGGTGGTGCAAGTGAATGACAGTGGGCAGCCTTCCCAGTCCACCACGACTCTGGTGCATGTGTTTGTCAATGAAAGTGTTTCTAATGCAACTGTGATTGACTCTCAGATAGCTAGAAGTTTGCACACCCCACTCACCCAGGATATAGCTGGTGACCCAAGCTACGAAATTAGCAAACAGAGACTCAGTATTGTCATTGGGGTTGTTGCTGGAATTATGACAGTGATTCTAATCatcttaattgtggtgatggcAAGGTACTGCCggtccaaaaataaaaatggctacgAAGCTGGCAAAAAAGATCACGAAGACTTTTTTACACCCCAACAGCATGACAAATCTAAAAAGCctaaaaaggacaagaaaaacaaaaaatctaagcAGCCCCTCTACAGCAGCATTGTCACTGTAGAAGCTTCTAAACCAAATGGACAGAGGTATGATAGTGTCAATGAGAAGCTGTCAGACAGCCCGAGCATGGGGCGATACCGATCGGTTAACGGTGGGCCTGGCAGTCCTGACCTGGCCAGGCATTACAAATCTAGTTCCCCATTGCCTACTGTCCAGCTTCACCCCCAATCACCAACTGCAGGAAAAAAACACCAGGCCGTACAAGATCTACCACCAGCCAACACATTTGTGGGAGCAGGAGACAACATTTCAATTGGATCAGATCACTGCTCTGAGTACAGCTGTCAAACCAATAACAAGTACAGCAAACAG
- the PCDH7 gene encoding protocadherin-7 isoform X15, producing the protein MLRMRTMGWARGWCLGCCLLLPLSLSLAAAKQLLRYRLAEEGPADVRIGNVASDLGIVTGSGEVTFSLESGSEYLKIDNLTGELSTSERRIDREKLPQCQMIFDENECFLDFEVSVIGPSQSWVDLFEGRVIVLDINDNTPTFPSPVLTLTVEENRPVGTLYLLPTATDRDFGRNGIERYELLQEPGGGGGGGGGGGGGGEGRRAGAADSAPYPGGGGNGASGGGPGGSKRRLDAPEGGGGANPGGRSSVFELQVADTPDGEKQPQLIVKGALDREQRDSYELTLRVRDGGDPPRSSQAILRVLITDVNDNSPRFEKSVYEADLAENSAPGTPILQLRAADLDVGVNGQIEYVFGAATESVRRLLRLDETSGWLSVLHRIDREEVNQLRFTVMARDRGQPPKTDKATVVLNIKDENDNVPSIEIRKIGRIPLKDGVASVAEDVLVDTPIALVQVSDRDQGENGVVTCTVVGDVPFQLKPASDTEGDQNKKKYFLHTSAPLDYETTREFNVVIVAVDSGSPSLSSNNSLVVKVGDTNDNPPVFGQSVVEVYFPENNIPGERVATVLATDADSGKNAEIAYSLESSVMGIFAIDPDSGDILVNTVLDREQTDRYEFKVNAKDKGIPVLQGSTTVIVQVADKNDNDPKFMQDVFTFYVKENLQPNSPVGMVTVMDADKGRNAEMSLYIEENSNIFSIENDTGTIYSTMSFDREHQTTYTFRVKAVDGGDPPRSATATVSLFVMDENDNAPTVTLPRNISYTLLPPSSNVRTVVATVLATDSDDGINADLNYSIVGGNPFKLFEIDSTSGVVSLVGKLTHKHYGLHRLVVQVNDSGQPSQSTTTLVHVFVNESVSNATVIDSQIARSLHTPLTQDIAGDPSYEISKQRLSIVIGVVAGIMTVILIILIVVMARYCRSKNKNGYEAGKKDHEDFFTPQQHDKSKKPKKDKKNKKSKQPLYSSIVTVEASKPNGQRYDSVNEKLSDSPSMGRYRSVNGGPGSPDLARHYKSSSPLPTVQLHPQSPTAGKKHQAVQDLPPANTFVGAGDNISIGSDHCSEYSCQTNNKYSKQMHLHQYITVFG; encoded by the exons ATGCTGAGGATGCGGACCATGGGATGGGCGCGCGGCTGGTGCCTGGGCTGCTGTCTCCTCTTGCCGCTGTCGCTCAGCCTGGCGGCCGCCAAGCAACTCCTCCGGTACCGACTGGCCGAGGAGGGCCCAGCAGACGTTCGCATCGGCAACGTCGCCTCCGACTTAGGCATCGTGACCGGCTCGGGTGAGGTGACTTTCAGCCTCGAGTCGGGCTCCGAGTACCTGAAGATCGACAACCTCACGGGCGAGCTGAGCACGAGCGAGCGGCGCATCGACCGCGAGAAGCTGCCCCAGTGTCAGATGATCTTCGACGAGAACGAGTGCTTCCTGGACTTCGAGGTGTCGGTGATCGGGCCCTCGCAGAGCTGGGTGGACCTGTTCGAGGGTCGGGTCATCGTGCTCGACATCAACGACAACACGCCCACCTTCCCGTCGCCGGTGCTCACGCTCACGGTGGAGGAGAACCGGCCGGTGGGCACTCTCTACCTGCTGCCCACCGCCACCGACCGTGACTTCGGCCGCAACGGCATCGAGCGCTACGAGCTGCTCCAGGAgcccgggggcggcggcggcggcggcggcggcggcggcggcggcggcgagggcCGGCGCGCCGGGGCTGCCGACAGCGCCCCCTACCCCGGGGGCGGCGGGAACGGCGCGAGCGGCGGCGGCCCCGGGGGTTCTAAGAGGCGGCTGGACGCGCCAGAGGGCGGTGGCGGGGCGAACCCCGGGGGCCGAAGCAGCGTGTTCGAACTGCAGGTGGCCGACACCCCGGATGGCGAGAAGCAGCCGCAGCTGATCGTGAAGGGGGCGCTGGACCGCGAGCAGCGCGACTCCTATGAGCTGACCCTGCGGGTGCGCGACGGGGGCGACCCGCCTCGCTCCTCTCAGGCTATCCTGCGGGTGCTCATCACCGACGTGAACGACAACAGCCCCCGCTTCGAGAAGAGCGTGTACGAGGCGGACCTGGCCGAGAACAGCGCCCCTGGGACCCCCATCCTGCAGCTGCGTGCCGCCGACTTGGACGTGGGGGTCAACGGGCAGATCGAGTACGTGTTCGGGGCGGCTACCGAGTCAGTGCGGCGGCTGCTGCGCCTCGACGAGACGTCAGGCTGGCTCAGTGTCCTGCACCGTATCGACCGCGAGGAGGTGAACCAGCTGCGCTTCACGGTCATGGCCCGCGATCGCGGGCAGCCCCCCAAGACCGACAAGGCCACCGTGGTCCTCAACATCAAGGACGAGAACGACAACGTGCCATCCATTGAAATCCGCAAGATCGGGCGTATCCCGCTCAAGGATGGGGTGGCCAGCGTGGCCGAGGACGTTCTGGTCGACACTCCCATCGCCCTGGTGCAGGTGTCAGACCGAGACCAAGGCGAGAACGGGGTGGTCACCTGCACCGTGGTGGGCGACGTGCCTTTCCAGCTCAAGCCAGCCAGCGACACAGAGGGCGACCAGAACAAGAAAAAGTACTTCCTGCACACCTCGGCCCCTCTGGACTATGAGACCACCCGGGAGTTCAACGTGGTCATAGTGGCAGTGGACTCGGGCAGCCCCAGCCTCTCCAGCAACAACTCTCTGGTTGTGAAGGTGGGAGACACTAACGACAACCCTCCCGTCTTTGGCCAGTCAGTGGTGGAGGTTTACTTTCCCGAGAACAACATTCCTGGCGAAAGGGTGGCCACCGTGCTGGCGACAGACGCTGACAGCGGGAAGAATGCGGAGATTGCCTACTCGCTGGAGTCCTCTGTGATGGGGATCTTTGCCATTGATCCCGATTCTGGGGACATCCTCGTCAATACGGTGCTGGACCGCGAGCAGACTGACAGGTATGAGTTTAAAGTTAATGCCAAAGACAAAGGCATCCCTGTGCTGCAGGGCAGCACCACGGTGATTGTGCAGGTGGCTGACAAGAATGACAACGACCCTAAGTTTATGCAGGACGTCTTTACCTTTTATGTGAAAGAGAACTTGCAGCCCAACAGCCCGGTGGGGATGGTGACGGTGATGGATGCTGACAAGGGGCGCAATGCGGAGATGAGCCTGTACATAGAGGAGAACAGTAAcattttttctattgaaaatgACACAGGGACCATTTACTCCACGATGTCTTTTGACCGGGAACATCAGACCACATATACATTCAGAGTCAAGGCTGTGGACGGGGGAGATCCTCCCAGATCTGCCACAGCCACAGTCTCTCTCTTTGTGATGGATGAGAATGACAATGCTCCTACAGTTACCCTTCCCAGAAACATTTCCTACACTTTACTGCCACCTTCAAGTAATGTCAGGACAGTAGTAGCTACAGTGTTGGCAACAGACAGTGATGATGGCATCAATGCAGACCTTAACTACAGCATTGTGGGAGGGAATCCCTTCAAGCTGTTTGAGATTGATTCCACCAGTGGTGTGGTTTCCTTAGTGGGAAAACTCACCCATAAGCATTATGGCTTGCACAGGTTGGTGGTGCAAGTGAATGACAGTGGGCAGCCTTCCCAGTCCACCACGACTCTGGTGCATGTGTTTGTCAATGAAAGTGTTTCTAATGCAACTGTGATTGACTCTCAGATAGCTAGAAGTTTGCACACCCCACTCACCCAGGATATAGCTGGTGACCCAAGCTACGAAATTAGCAAACAGAGACTCAGTATTGTCATTGGGGTTGTTGCTGGAATTATGACAGTGATTCTAATCatcttaattgtggtgatggcAAGGTACTGCCggtccaaaaataaaaatggctacgAAGCTGGCAAAAAAGATCACGAAGACTTTTTTACACCCCAACAGCATGACAAATCTAAAAAGCctaaaaaggacaagaaaaacaaaaaatctaagcAGCCCCTCTACAGCAGCATTGTCACTGTAGAAGCTTCTAAACCAAATGGACAGAGGTATGATAGTGTCAATGAGAAGCTGTCAGACAGCCCGAGCATGGGGCGATACCGATCGGTTAACGGTGGGCCTGGCAGTCCTGACCTGGCCAGGCATTACAAATCTAGTTCCCCATTGCCTACTGTCCAGCTTCACCCCCAATCACCAACTGCAGGAAAAAAACACCAGGCCGTACAAGATCTACCACCAGCCAACACATTTGTGGGAGCAGGAGACAACATTTCAATTGGATCAGATCACTGCTCTGAGTACAGCTGTCAAACCAATAACAAGTACAGCAAACAG atGCATCTACATCAATACATTACTGTGTTTGGCTGA
- the PCDH7 gene encoding protocadherin-7 isoform X14, translating into MLRMRTMGWARGWCLGCCLLLPLSLSLAAAKQLLRYRLAEEGPADVRIGNVASDLGIVTGSGEVTFSLESGSEYLKIDNLTGELSTSERRIDREKLPQCQMIFDENECFLDFEVSVIGPSQSWVDLFEGRVIVLDINDNTPTFPSPVLTLTVEENRPVGTLYLLPTATDRDFGRNGIERYELLQEPGGGGGGGGGGGGGGEGRRAGAADSAPYPGGGGNGASGGGPGGSKRRLDAPEGGGGANPGGRSSVFELQVADTPDGEKQPQLIVKGALDREQRDSYELTLRVRDGGDPPRSSQAILRVLITDVNDNSPRFEKSVYEADLAENSAPGTPILQLRAADLDVGVNGQIEYVFGAATESVRRLLRLDETSGWLSVLHRIDREEVNQLRFTVMARDRGQPPKTDKATVVLNIKDENDNVPSIEIRKIGRIPLKDGVASVAEDVLVDTPIALVQVSDRDQGENGVVTCTVVGDVPFQLKPASDTEGDQNKKKYFLHTSAPLDYETTREFNVVIVAVDSGSPSLSSNNSLVVKVGDTNDNPPVFGQSVVEVYFPENNIPGERVATVLATDADSGKNAEIAYSLESSVMGIFAIDPDSGDILVNTVLDREQTDRYEFKVNAKDKGIPVLQGSTTVIVQVADKNDNDPKFMQDVFTFYVKENLQPNSPVGMVTVMDADKGRNAEMSLYIEENSNIFSIENDTGTIYSTMSFDREHQTTYTFRVKAVDGGDPPRSATATVSLFVMDENDNAPTVTLPRNISYTLLPPSSNVRTVVATVLATDSDDGINADLNYSIVGGNPFKLFEIDSTSGVVSLVGKLTHKHYGLHRLVVQVNDSGQPSQSTTTLVHVFVNESVSNATVIDSQIARSLHTPLTQDIAGDPSYEISKQRLSIVIGVVAGIMTVILIILIVVMARYCRSKNKNGYEAGKKDHEDFFTPQQHDKSKKPKKDKKNKKSKQPLYSSIVTVEASKPNGQRYDSVNEKLSDSPSMGRYRSVNGGPGSPDLARHYKSSSPLPTVQLHPQSPTAGKKHQAVQDLPPANTFVGAGDNISIGSDHCSEYSCQTNNKYSKQPFRRVTFSVVSQPQDPHQGSLQSCYDSGLEESETPSSKSSSGPRLGALPLPEDNYERTTPDGSVGVAAITTFPFLPFPHGKTHGRRVLLRPLH; encoded by the coding sequence ATGCTGAGGATGCGGACCATGGGATGGGCGCGCGGCTGGTGCCTGGGCTGCTGTCTCCTCTTGCCGCTGTCGCTCAGCCTGGCGGCCGCCAAGCAACTCCTCCGGTACCGACTGGCCGAGGAGGGCCCAGCAGACGTTCGCATCGGCAACGTCGCCTCCGACTTAGGCATCGTGACCGGCTCGGGTGAGGTGACTTTCAGCCTCGAGTCGGGCTCCGAGTACCTGAAGATCGACAACCTCACGGGCGAGCTGAGCACGAGCGAGCGGCGCATCGACCGCGAGAAGCTGCCCCAGTGTCAGATGATCTTCGACGAGAACGAGTGCTTCCTGGACTTCGAGGTGTCGGTGATCGGGCCCTCGCAGAGCTGGGTGGACCTGTTCGAGGGTCGGGTCATCGTGCTCGACATCAACGACAACACGCCCACCTTCCCGTCGCCGGTGCTCACGCTCACGGTGGAGGAGAACCGGCCGGTGGGCACTCTCTACCTGCTGCCCACCGCCACCGACCGTGACTTCGGCCGCAACGGCATCGAGCGCTACGAGCTGCTCCAGGAgcccgggggcggcggcggcggcggcggcggcggcggcggcggcggcgagggcCGGCGCGCCGGGGCTGCCGACAGCGCCCCCTACCCCGGGGGCGGCGGGAACGGCGCGAGCGGCGGCGGCCCCGGGGGTTCTAAGAGGCGGCTGGACGCGCCAGAGGGCGGTGGCGGGGCGAACCCCGGGGGCCGAAGCAGCGTGTTCGAACTGCAGGTGGCCGACACCCCGGATGGCGAGAAGCAGCCGCAGCTGATCGTGAAGGGGGCGCTGGACCGCGAGCAGCGCGACTCCTATGAGCTGACCCTGCGGGTGCGCGACGGGGGCGACCCGCCTCGCTCCTCTCAGGCTATCCTGCGGGTGCTCATCACCGACGTGAACGACAACAGCCCCCGCTTCGAGAAGAGCGTGTACGAGGCGGACCTGGCCGAGAACAGCGCCCCTGGGACCCCCATCCTGCAGCTGCGTGCCGCCGACTTGGACGTGGGGGTCAACGGGCAGATCGAGTACGTGTTCGGGGCGGCTACCGAGTCAGTGCGGCGGCTGCTGCGCCTCGACGAGACGTCAGGCTGGCTCAGTGTCCTGCACCGTATCGACCGCGAGGAGGTGAACCAGCTGCGCTTCACGGTCATGGCCCGCGATCGCGGGCAGCCCCCCAAGACCGACAAGGCCACCGTGGTCCTCAACATCAAGGACGAGAACGACAACGTGCCATCCATTGAAATCCGCAAGATCGGGCGTATCCCGCTCAAGGATGGGGTGGCCAGCGTGGCCGAGGACGTTCTGGTCGACACTCCCATCGCCCTGGTGCAGGTGTCAGACCGAGACCAAGGCGAGAACGGGGTGGTCACCTGCACCGTGGTGGGCGACGTGCCTTTCCAGCTCAAGCCAGCCAGCGACACAGAGGGCGACCAGAACAAGAAAAAGTACTTCCTGCACACCTCGGCCCCTCTGGACTATGAGACCACCCGGGAGTTCAACGTGGTCATAGTGGCAGTGGACTCGGGCAGCCCCAGCCTCTCCAGCAACAACTCTCTGGTTGTGAAGGTGGGAGACACTAACGACAACCCTCCCGTCTTTGGCCAGTCAGTGGTGGAGGTTTACTTTCCCGAGAACAACATTCCTGGCGAAAGGGTGGCCACCGTGCTGGCGACAGACGCTGACAGCGGGAAGAATGCGGAGATTGCCTACTCGCTGGAGTCCTCTGTGATGGGGATCTTTGCCATTGATCCCGATTCTGGGGACATCCTCGTCAATACGGTGCTGGACCGCGAGCAGACTGACAGGTATGAGTTTAAAGTTAATGCCAAAGACAAAGGCATCCCTGTGCTGCAGGGCAGCACCACGGTGATTGTGCAGGTGGCTGACAAGAATGACAACGACCCTAAGTTTATGCAGGACGTCTTTACCTTTTATGTGAAAGAGAACTTGCAGCCCAACAGCCCGGTGGGGATGGTGACGGTGATGGATGCTGACAAGGGGCGCAATGCGGAGATGAGCCTGTACATAGAGGAGAACAGTAAcattttttctattgaaaatgACACAGGGACCATTTACTCCACGATGTCTTTTGACCGGGAACATCAGACCACATATACATTCAGAGTCAAGGCTGTGGACGGGGGAGATCCTCCCAGATCTGCCACAGCCACAGTCTCTCTCTTTGTGATGGATGAGAATGACAATGCTCCTACAGTTACCCTTCCCAGAAACATTTCCTACACTTTACTGCCACCTTCAAGTAATGTCAGGACAGTAGTAGCTACAGTGTTGGCAACAGACAGTGATGATGGCATCAATGCAGACCTTAACTACAGCATTGTGGGAGGGAATCCCTTCAAGCTGTTTGAGATTGATTCCACCAGTGGTGTGGTTTCCTTAGTGGGAAAACTCACCCATAAGCATTATGGCTTGCACAGGTTGGTGGTGCAAGTGAATGACAGTGGGCAGCCTTCCCAGTCCACCACGACTCTGGTGCATGTGTTTGTCAATGAAAGTGTTTCTAATGCAACTGTGATTGACTCTCAGATAGCTAGAAGTTTGCACACCCCACTCACCCAGGATATAGCTGGTGACCCAAGCTACGAAATTAGCAAACAGAGACTCAGTATTGTCATTGGGGTTGTTGCTGGAATTATGACAGTGATTCTAATCatcttaattgtggtgatggcAAGGTACTGCCggtccaaaaataaaaatggctacgAAGCTGGCAAAAAAGATCACGAAGACTTTTTTACACCCCAACAGCATGACAAATCTAAAAAGCctaaaaaggacaagaaaaacaaaaaatctaagcAGCCCCTCTACAGCAGCATTGTCACTGTAGAAGCTTCTAAACCAAATGGACAGAGGTATGATAGTGTCAATGAGAAGCTGTCAGACAGCCCGAGCATGGGGCGATACCGATCGGTTAACGGTGGGCCTGGCAGTCCTGACCTGGCCAGGCATTACAAATCTAGTTCCCCATTGCCTACTGTCCAGCTTCACCCCCAATCACCAACTGCAGGAAAAAAACACCAGGCCGTACAAGATCTACCACCAGCCAACACATTTGTGGGAGCAGGAGACAACATTTCAATTGGATCAGATCACTGCTCTGAGTACAGCTGTCAAACCAATAACAAGTACAGCAAACAG